In Flavobacterium praedii, the DNA window TTCCAATTTGCTAAAATTTGGAATTCAGTGTGGCATCTTTATTGTTTTTTATCTTTTTTATTATTTTAAAGGAGCCGATATCAGTTTGAATGCTACGGTTGTGTTTTTCCCTTTATTAATTCTATTAATGGGAGTTCTAGGGTTAGGATTAGGCATGTTGATTTCGTCTTTGGTTACCAAATATAGGGACTTTAATTATTTGATAGGTTTTGGGGTACAATTGTTGATGTATCTCTCGGCAGTAATGTATCCTATGGCTTTATTACAGGAAAAAATGCCAAATTATAGTTGGTTAATTCAATATAATCCGTTGGCTTATATTATAGAAACAGCGCGCTATATGTTACTCAATGTAGGGCAAATCTCTATCTTGGGATTGGTATATACTTTTTTGGTAACGGTTGGTGTATTTTTTGTAGGATTGTTAATTTTTAATAAGACTGAGAAGAGTTTTATAGATACGGTGTAGGTGAATGGTGAGTGGTGAATAGTGTGTGGTGAGAAGTGAGTGGTGAGAAGTGAATGGTGAGTGGTGAGAAGTGA includes these proteins:
- a CDS encoding ABC transporter permease — protein: MSSSNTPNTEWLFEITPKNKFFSLNLREVWQYRDLLFLFVKRDIVTVYKQTVLGPLWYLIQPLFTSITFTIIFNTVAGINTGTVPPFLFNLAGITVWNYFTACLNGTSDTFRSNANIFGKVYFPRIIVPISIVISNLLKFGIQCGIFIVFYLFYYFKGADISLNATVVFFPLLILLMGVLGLGLGMLISSLVTKYRDFNYLIGFGVQLLMYLSAVMYPMALLQEKMPNYSWLIQYNPLAYIIETARYMLLNVGQISILGLVYTFLVTVGVFFVGLLIFNKTEKSFIDTV